In Aquiflexum balticum DSM 16537, a single genomic region encodes these proteins:
- a CDS encoding DUF3298 and DUF4163 domain-containing protein has translation MSKWIWLVFLIVAFSCNPPIHNSLEFELKEFHQKACKGLNCSEVNVKYPVFTQENETTSNLNNLIEERIIKIVDVNEEIKSSSIEDAATNFLDSYIEFMDGFESNQEWEIDVTFKILFENVQLISIVIETYAYTGGAHPNSYRQYLNFNKIENQVLDNESLISDKPELLHLVESKFREIHDIEEKVSLKETGMFFLERDSIFFLPAAIGFEMDSVVFYYNPYEIGPYVLGGTEIKFPKEELRGVLNLYKQKIIGQ, from the coding sequence ATGAGCAAGTGGATTTGGCTCGTGTTTTTAATTGTTGCATTCTCATGTAATCCTCCAATTCACAATAGCTTGGAATTTGAACTGAAGGAATTTCATCAAAAAGCCTGTAAAGGATTAAATTGTAGTGAAGTCAATGTGAAATATCCGGTTTTTACCCAAGAAAATGAAACCACATCCAATTTGAATAATCTTATTGAAGAGAGAATCATTAAAATCGTAGATGTCAATGAAGAAATAAAATCCTCGAGCATTGAAGATGCGGCCACCAATTTTTTAGATTCTTATATTGAATTTATGGATGGGTTTGAATCAAATCAAGAATGGGAAATAGATGTAACTTTCAAGATTTTGTTTGAAAATGTTCAGCTTATTTCAATTGTTATAGAAACTTACGCCTATACCGGAGGCGCTCATCCCAATAGTTACAGACAATACCTAAATTTTAATAAAATTGAAAATCAGGTATTGGATAATGAGTCTTTGATTTCGGATAAACCCGAATTGCTCCATTTGGTAGAATCAAAATTCAGGGAGATCCATGATATAGAAGAGAAAGTATCTCTGAAGGAAACCGGTATGTTTTTTCTGGAAAGGGATTCGATATTTTTCTTACCTGCTGCTATAGGTTTTGAAATGGATTCAGTGGTGTTTTACTATAATCCATACGAAATTGGCCCATATGTCTTGGGAGGTACTGAAATCAAATTTCCAAAGGAGGAATTAAGGGGTGTTTTGAATTTATACAAGCAAAAAATAATTGGTCAGTAG